The nucleotide window GTTTCGCCGCGCCCGGCGGCAAGGGCGGCTGGTTCTGCCACACGCCGATGGTCCCGATCGCGCGCAACGTCGGGCGCAAACGGGCGATGGAGATGGCGCTGACCGGGGACGTCATCGACGCCGGTACCGCCCTCGACTGGGGCCTGATCAACCAGGCCGTGCCGCCCGAGGAGCTGGAGAAGGCAACGCGTGAGCTGCTGGAACGCGCGACTCGGGGCAGCAGGCGCAGCAAGGCCCTCGGCAAACAGGCCATGTACGCCCAGCTCGGGCACCCCGAGGCGGACGCCTACACGTACGCGATCGAGGTGATGGCCGCCGCCAGCCAGACGCCCGAGGCACAGGAGGGCATGGCGGCCTTCCTCGAGAAACGCGCCCCGGAGTGGCCCGCCTGAGCCGGATTCGGGGTTCCGGTCCCGGCAGATCCCTCCAGGGCATGGATTCAGACGATTCGTCCAATACTCTGCGCTCAGGAGGGGGTTCCATCACCGGGGAGTGAGGCATGCCCGTACAGGCTCATGCGGGTTCGCAGGACCGGCGCGTGCTGAGCACGCCCGCGGGCCGCCAGTTGCTCGGGCTCTTCGACGCCCGTACCCAGGCCCGCCCGTGGCGGCTCGGCAGCCAGCCGTTCCCCCTCCTCGTCTTAGAGGCGGCCGAACCCGGCGTACCCGTCGACGACTACGTGGGAGAGCTCGAGCGGGCGGCGGCCGAGGCGGGCATCCCGCACACCGTGCCGGTACCCGCGCCCGGAGCGGACACCGCCCCGGAGGTCGCGCTGCTGGACGCGATGACCGACGAGGGCGCCTGGAACGGCCTTCGCCACGGGTTCGGCCGGTTCCGCTTCCCCCGCTCCGACCTCGTACGCTCCTTCGAGAAGGCGAGCGAGCGCGCACGCGAGAAGAACGCCGCCCATCCCGGGTCCACCACGCCGATGGATGAGTGGAAGGACACCGCCGCACTCCTGTCCTGGTCACGCCGCCCGTTCCGCGCGCCGGTGTGGTGGTCGACGGTGATCCTCCTCGTGGCCGCGATCCTCGGCGGCGTCGCCCAGGCCCTGGCGGACAAGATCCGGATCGGCACGCTGCTGCTGACGAGCCTGGCGCTCCTCGTCGCGGTGATCCTCGCGGCCGGGCTGACGACACGCACGATCTGGCTGCCGATCCTGTCGCGTGCCGGTGTCGGCACGCGGTACCGATGGTTCGCCACCTCCTCGTTCTTCGCCGTTCTCGGCGGACACGGCTTCGACGACCGGCTCCGCCGGGTGCTCGACCGGCCCCAGTGGGCCGACACCGCGGAGTTCGGGCTGCAGATGAAGACGCTGGCCTTCCTGGAGGACCTGCGTGCCGCCCACCGCAAGCTGTCGCCCACGCTGCGCGGGCTCAAACGGCCGGTGCCGCCCGTGGTGTTCCTCAGGGGCGTCACGGCCGACAACGGCGGCGTCGAGCTGCTGTCGGCGATGAGCGACATCCGCAGCCGCCGCAGCGAGTTGCATCCCCTGCTCGTCGTCGCCTCGGCCGGCCACGAGCACCGCGCCGCGCTGGACGGCCTTGCCGTGGCGCCCCCGCCGGGCCCGCTCCAGGACCTCTACGACGCGTGGGAGGCGTCGCTGGGCACCGCGCAGGCACCGAGCCAGCAGGTGGCGGGCCCGTGGCTGCTGCGGCTGCCCATCCCGGCGGAGGCCCCGGACTCGCTGGCACCCTCCCGGCTGAGCCCGAGGCGCAGACCGGGCTGGACGTGGCTCTGGTCGTGGTGGTCGCTGCTGCTCGTCCTGGCCGTGACCGCGGTCGGCGGCTCGTACCTGCACGGGCGGCTGAGCTCGGCGCACTGCAGCGTACGGTTCCCGTTCTCGGCCAACGTCGACACCCGGCTGGAGGACGACGGCGCGGGCAGCCGTGAGTGCGTCGGGGTCTCCACCGAGGGGGTCCGCTTCGAACGCGAGAGGCAGAGCACGGGCCTGGACGGCGACCGCCGCGCGCCCGACCGCCGGCACACGGCCGGCGACCTCACCCTCGCCGACCTGCAGCGCATGGTCGACGAGGAGGACGCGAGCGTCGTACGCGGCCACGCGCCGTACGTCACGGTCCTCTATGTCGGCATGCTGACCACGGCCGACGGGCAGGAGCAGAGCGCCGTCAGCAGCATCCGCGAGCTGGCCGGCGCCTACCTCGCGCAGCTGGCCAACAACCACACCGACCAGCCCGGCGAGGTCGGGATGCCGCTGAAGGTCCGGCTGCTCGCGGTCAACGCCGGCCAGAACATGGCCTTCTCCGGCCTCGTCGCGGACCGCATCCTGGCCATCGCCCGGCGCGACCCCACCGTCGTCGGCGTGGTCGGCATGGGCCGCAACACCAGCGCCTCCCAGGCCGCGATCCGCCGGCTAAATGACGCCGGCCTGGCGATCGTCGACCCGGTCAACTCCTCCGACCAGCTGCCCATGCTGGCGCACTACTACGGCCTCGCCGCCACCGACCACGACGAGGCGGTGGCCGCACTCCGTGCCCTGGGCGGCCATCCGGTCGGACGGGCGCTCATCGTCTCCCGCTCCCCCGGTCCCGCCCAGGAGTACAGCTCCGAGCTGGCCGCCGATGCCCAGGAGGCACTGCGGCCCCGGCAGCCGGACCCGCTCACCTACGACGGCACCGACGACATCGCGGGCAAGGTGAAGACGGCGTGCGAGAACTCCCTTGGCCATCCGTACGAGCTGGTGTACTTCGCCGGCCGGGCCGAGGACCTGCCCGGCCTGATCAACGGGCTCAGCAGCGGCGGCTGCGCCGACCGGCCGCTCACCCTGATCGGCGGCGACGAGGTCGCACGAGCGAGCTTCGGGTCCGGACGGCACCAGATCCTGCTGCCGCGGACGCTCACGGTGTACTACACGACCTTCAACCACCTGCCGAACCTCGTCGCCGGCGGCCGCGACCGGACCAACGCGTTCTTCCTGCTCTCACGCAACGTGCTCGGCATCGCCCCGGGGCCGCTCCTGGCGGACGGCCAGATGGCACTGACCTACGACTCGACCTCCGCGCTGGCGCAGGCGGCGCAGAAGGCGTTCAACACGCTGGGCCTGACCGTACGCGACCGCGAACGTACGGCGGGCAGCAGCGTGGTCACGTCGGGATCAGTACTCCTGGAACTACCCCTGCTCCGGGCGAACGAGGGTGCGAGCGGCACGATCGACTTCACCGGAGACCAGCACACGCTGAACGGCTCAGGCCACCGCGGGCTGACGCTGGTCAAGGTGACGATCAAGCGGGGACAGCCCGTCTACCAGCCGGTCTGCGGACGCCTGAACGGCGATCTGCCGGTACGCGGGCTGCCCGCCTGCCCGTAGGGGTGTCCTTTCGCGGGGACGGGGGGCTCCTGCTTGCCCGATCCGCCTCGGATCGGGAACCTTCGCAGATCAGAGACACCTTCGATGGGGTCGGTTGCCGCTAATACGGAGAGCCGATAACATGGAAAGCGTTGCAGTCGTAGTTTCCTCGTACGTATTGAGTTCGCTCTTGAACGCCCGCGGAAGTGACGGCGGGCGTTTTCGCTTCTCCGGGATAATCTTCGCGGACGCAAGCCAAAGTCCGTATGCAGCCCCGGTCCGCCGACCGGTGTCCCGGTGAGGCATCCAAGAAGGAGAGAAAGTGGCAGAAGGCACCGTCAAGTGGTTCAACGCCGACAAGGGCTTCGGTTTCATCGCGCCTGACGGCGGGGGCCCGGACGTGTTCGTGCACTACTCGGCGATCACCTCCAGTGGTTTCCGTACGCTGGAGGAGAACCAGCGCGTGAGCTTCGAGACGACCCAGGGTCCCAAGGGCCCCCAGGCGGAGCAGGTCACGCCGATCTAGGCTTAGCACTACACCAAGCTGGGCCCGCACCGAGCAATCGGTGCGGGCTCTGCTGCCTTGTGGAGCCGCGTCTCGCTCCGGTCGGCGGCATCATGGGCGTGCCGTGCCTGGGGTGCTCCGGGTGGCGCAAAACATCACATTTCGGGCTTGTTGGGCTTGGGTGGACTGCCGGCTCCGGGGTGCCTCGGATGTTGGCCCGATCCGGCCACTTCGCGACCCGCCAGCCGCCAAGCGCCCGTGGGGATGAGGACGTGCGCGGCAGGCGACGCAGCGCAGGCCGGCCAGATCGATGCACCAGCGGACAGCGACCGAGACCTGATCGCTCGTCCCCGTCGAGGAGGCAGGTGCGCCGGCTCACGGAGCTGCGCGGCATGACCGAAGAGGCCGCACGCGCCCGCATCGCTATCAAGGCCACACGGAGACCGGGGACCCCGCCCTGTCCGCCCTTGCACGTGGGCGCCGTCGTCGAGGTGTACATGCCGACGGGGGGCCGCTCAGCGTCGCTGAGCGATTCAGGCCGACCGACCGTACCGGCGCGTGCCCGTCGGCTTGGTCGCCCCTAACAGACCCTGAGAAGACGCCACCTGGCACACCGCAGTCACCGCGCGTCAGAACTTCCCGGCCGCCAGACCCACTCCGTCCAGACCGCCCGGGCCCCCTCCAACGTCGCCGCGCGTCAGAACCTCCCGGCGACCAGGCCCGCTCCGTCCCGACCGCCCAGGCCCCCGGACCGCCTCCAGCCTCGCCGCGCGTCAGAACCTCCCAGCCACCAGGCCCACTCCGTCCAGACCGTCGGAGCCCCCTCCGGACTACTTCCAGATCGGAGCCGACCTCCCTCTCCCTCACTCGGCACGGCAATACGACTCGGAGTCGATCCCTCAGCCCGGCACTGGTTACGCCGGAACCGTCCTCCGATGCCTCGGAGGACATGCGCCCCCGGCAGCCGGACCCGCTGAGGTGCGAGGACCCTCACTCTGGGCCTGCAAGACGCGCTCGTCGCCGCACGAGGTCGCCTCAGGTCACCGCCGTGCTCTCCACACGACACGAGGTCAGACCGCGTGTGGTGAGGTGGAGGGGAGGCGATCGACGTTCTCAGGCGTCAGCTACATGGCTGGGCTTGCCCTGCCGCCGCCCCGACTGTCCGTCCGCCTGGTCGGACTCCTCGCTGTGCGACCGGCAAGCCTGACGTCGCGCCCCGGCAGCTCGCTCCTCAGCCGGGTCCCACGGCGGCGTGCCCGCCCCTGTGGTGGTCAGTCCCGCGCCATGGGCGCTCGCGGGGTCCGCGTCGGGCGCGGAAAAGCCGGCGCTATAGGTCGGCGTGCCCGCACTTGGCCAAGGTCCGGTGAATCCGGCGCTATAGGTCGGCGTGCCCGCACTTGGCCAAGGTCCGGTGAATCCGGCGCTATAGGTCGGCGTGCCCGCACTTGGCCAAGGTCCGGTGAATGCTGCGCCTTGGGCCCACCGCGGGTACCTCGGCCAAGTCTCTGCTCGGACCAAGGCCTCGTCTCCCGGTTCCTCCCGGGTGTGACCTGATACCCCGCCCCGAAACCGGCCGCCGATCCCCCGCACGGGGCGCCTGAGAGCCCGTCTCCAAGCTCCGGTCATTGCCCCGGTCGCTGACCTGACCTCTCGCTCCCGCGGCGCCCGTGTTCCCCGATGCCGACGTGGCCCTCGCCCCCGGCCTCTCCCCCTCGCTCACTCGCGCCCCTGGCCGCGCGCCTCCAGTCGTCCCAGCCGCTCGCCTGGCTCGCCCGCCCCAGCCTTCCGCCTCCGGTCCTGCGGCCTGGTCGGCTACCTCCCGGGCCTCTCCCCCGGGCGCTTACCCCCGGGCACCCACCCCAGCCGGCCGCGCGCTCGCCCACCGACCCCAGCCAGCCGCCTCCGGTCTCGCGGCTTATCGGCTACCTTCCGGGCGCCGGGCGCCCAGCCCCGGGCACCCGCACCCGGCCCCCGGGGGCCCTGTGGCCTGGTCGGCCACCTACCGGGCCCCTCCTCCGGGCGCTTGCCCCCGGGCACCCACCCCCGGCCGGCCGCGCGCTCGCCCACCGACCCCAGCCGGCCGCCTCCGGTCTCGCGGCTTAGTCGGCTACCTTCCGGGCGCCGGGCATCCGGCCCCGGACACCAGCCCCCGGACACCCACGTCGAGGGTGTCGGGCCCTGTCGCTGGCCCTGGCCCCGGCCCCGGCCCCGGCCCCGGCGGGTGGCTACTTGACGCCGGCTTCCTTCATGTCGCGGAGTTCGCGTTTGAGCTCCTTGATCTCGTCGCGGAGGCGGGCGGCGACCTCGAACTGGAGTTCTTCTGCCGCGTGGTGCATCTGCTTTGTCATCTGTTCGATGAGGGATTCCATCTCCTCGCGGGGGCGCTCGCCGACCAGGTCGGCGGCGTGGCGGCCCGCTCGGCGGGAGGACAGGCCCGGGACCGGGGCCTTGCCACGGCTCTGCTGGCGGCCGGCGCCGCCGATGAGCTCTTCGGTGTCGGCGTCCTCGCGGGCCAGCATGTCGAGGATGTCGTTGATCTTCTTGCGGAGCGCGGTGGGCTCGATGCCGTTGGCCTCGTTGTAGGCGACCTGCTTGACGCGGCGGCGGTTGGTCTCGTCGATCGCGCGTTCCATCGACGGGGTGATCTTGTCGGCGTACATGTGGACCTGGCCGGACACGTTTCGTGCGGCTCGGCCGATCGTCTGGATCAAGGAGGTCTCCGACCGCAGGAAGCCCTCCTTGTCGGCGTCCAGGATCGACACCAGTGACACCTCGGGCAGGTCGAGGCCCTCGCGGAGCAGGTTGATGCCGACGAGTACGTCGAACTCGCCCATCCGCAGCTCGCGCAGCAGCTCCACGCGGCGCAGCGTGTCGACCTCGCTGTGCAGGTAGCGCACCCGGATGCCCAGCTCGAGCAGGTAGTCGGTCAGGTCCTCGGACATCTTCTTGGTCAGCGTCGTGACCAGCACCCGCTCGTCGCGTTCGGCCCGCTCGCGGATCTCGTGCACGAGGTCGTCGATCTGGCCCTTGGTCGGCTTGATGACCACCTCCGGGTCGATCAGGCCGGTCGGGCGGATCACCTGCTCGACCACATCGCCCTTGACCCGGCCCAGCTCGTACGGGCCCGGCGTCGCCGACAGGTAGATGGTCTGCCCGATCCGCTCCAGGAACTCCTCCCACTTGAGCGGGCGGTTGTCCTGCGCGCTGGGCAGCCGGAAGCCGTGCTCCACCAGAGTGCGCTTGCGCGACATGTCACCCTCGTACATCGCGCCGATCTGCGGTGTCGTCTGGTGCGACTCGTCCACGACGAGCAGGAAGTCCTCGGGAAAGTAGTCGAGCAGCGTGTTGGGCGGGGTGCCGGGACCACGGCCGTCGATGTGACGTGAGTAGTTTTCGATGCCGGCGCACGTCCCGACCTGGCGCATCATCTCGATGTCGTACGTCGTGCGCATCCGCAGGCGC belongs to Actinoallomurus bryophytorum and includes:
- a CDS encoding enoyl-CoA hydratase-related protein — its product is MSSDEVLVDKDGPFAVITMNRPKRRNALSLSHMHALTSAFREAGGTDATGIVLAGNGPVFSAGHDFADLAGADLAAARELLLACRELMETIQSVPQVVIARVHGLATAAGCQLVATCDLAVAAWSAGFAAPGGKGGWFCHTPMVPIARNVGRKRAMEMALTGDVIDAGTALDWGLINQAVPPEELEKATRELLERATRGSRRSKALGKQAMYAQLGHPEADAYTYAIEVMAAASQTPEAQEGMAAFLEKRAPEWPA
- the uvrB gene encoding excinuclease ABC subunit UvrB, producing MRPVTDLQRKVAPFEVVTEMIPSGDQPQAIGELEQRIKRGDKDSVLLGATGTGKTASIAWLIEKAQRPTLVMQPNKTLAAQFANELREMMPNNAIEYFVSYYDYYQPEAYVPQTDTYIEKDSSINDEVERLRHSATNSLLTRRDTIVVASVSCIYGLGTPQEYVDRMVRLRVGDEIDRDDLLRRLVGMQYARNDLAFTRGTFRVRGDTVEIIPQYEELAVRIEMFGDEIEKLATLHPLTGEVVTEDQELYIFPASHYVAGPERMERAIKGIEQELEERLGEMERTGKLLEAQRLRMRTTYDIEMMRQVGTCAGIENYSRHIDGRGPGTPPNTLLDYFPEDFLLVVDESHQTTPQIGAMYEGDMSRKRTLVEHGFRLPSAQDNRPLKWEEFLERIGQTIYLSATPGPYELGRVKGDVVEQVIRPTGLIDPEVVIKPTKGQIDDLVHEIRERAERDERVLVTTLTKKMSEDLTDYLLELGIRVRYLHSEVDTLRRVELLRELRMGEFDVLVGINLLREGLDLPEVSLVSILDADKEGFLRSETSLIQTIGRAARNVSGQVHMYADKITPSMERAIDETNRRRVKQVAYNEANGIEPTALRKKINDILDMLAREDADTEELIGGAGRQQSRGKAPVPGLSSRRAGRHAADLVGERPREEMESLIEQMTKQMHHAAEELQFEVAARLRDEIKELKRELRDMKEAGVK
- a CDS encoding cold-shock protein, which codes for MAEGTVKWFNADKGFGFIAPDGGGPDVFVHYSAITSSGFRTLEENQRVSFETTQGPKGPQAEQVTPI